CGCGAAGCGGTAAGGAATTTTGCCCTGGGTGCCGGCTACCAGATTACCGAACTGCTGTTCGCGGGGATCATCGCGTTTCCCGTATACGCCCTGTGTTACCACTACCGCCTGCTGGACCTGGAACTGAATGGGCTCACCGCCTTCCTCACTTTTCTGGGTGTGGATTTCTGCTTCTACTGGATGCATCGGGCGAGCCACCGGGTGCGCTGGTTCTGGGCGGCACACGTGGTCCATCACTCATCGGAGCGTATGAACTTCTCCACCGCCATGCGCCAGAACGCCACCAACATTTTCAACGGCATGTGGGTGTTCTACCTGCCCATGGCGCTGATTGGTTTCAATCCTGTTTGGATTGGTGTCGCCTATGCATTGTCGCTGGTGTACCAGTTTTTCATCCACACCACGCTGGTGGGCAAACTGCCGGCCTGGGTCGAGGCGATCTTCAACACTCCCAGCCACCACCGCGTACACCATGGCCGCAATCCTGGCTACATCGACCGCAACTACGGCGGTACGCTCATCATCTGGGACCGGCTGTTCGGCACCTTCGTGGACGAAAAAGCGCAGGAACCGCCGGTGTACGGCATCACCCGCCCCGTCGACTCCACCAACCTGATTGTGCTCTGGACCCACGAATACGTGGACCTGTTCCGCGACATGGCCCGACCGGGCGGATTATGGTCTCGCCTTACCCATCTTTGGAAACCGCCGGAGTGGCAGCGCCCGGCAAAGGACGACAACAACAAGGAACCGGGCGGATATGACCGACACACACCCACTGAGTCTGGACACCCCTGACCAGCACACCATCACTGGCAGCCTGACGACACCCGCCAACCCTGCCGGCGTTCTGGTGATCAGCCATGGCATGGCCGAACACGGTGACCGCTACGCGCCCCTGGCCCGCTGGCTCGCGGACCGGGGCCTGGCAGTCATCACCTACCATCATCGCGGCCACGGCACCGGTTGTCCGGCGACAGCCCTTGGCCATTACGCCGACACCCGGGGCTGGCTCAGGGTCATCTCTGACCTGCATCAGGTCATCCAGTACGCTCGGGCCCGTTTCCCCGGGTTGCCGCTGCACCTGTTGGGGCACAGCATGGGCTCGTTCATCGCACAGAGCTACGCGCAGCAGCACGGTGATACCCTGGACAGCCTGATCCTGAGCGCCACCAACCGGATTGATCGCCGCCAGCTGCTGGCGTCCGGGGCGCTGGTTCGCCTGATCCGGCTGGTGCGGGGCAAAGGCCACCGCAGCCGACTGGTGGCACGGCTGACCTTCGACCAGTTCAACCACCGGTTCCGCCCTAACCGGACTTCGGCGGACTGGCTGAGCCGCGATCCGGAACAGGTTGACCGCTACATTGCCGATCCGCTCTGCGGCTTCACCTGTACGGTGGGGCTCTGGCAGGATTTCATCGGAGGCATGCTCGGCATTCGCCCCTCGCTCTGGCGGAAGAACCTGCCCGTGCACCTCTTCTCCGGCACGGCGGACCCGGTCGGGGAAATGGGGCGGGGCGTCCGCCGTCATTTCCAGGCCATTCGCGAGGCAGGCATCGAGAACGTGACCCTGCGGTTGTTTGAGGGCGGGCGCCATGAGATGCTCAACGAAATCAACCGCGACGAAGTCTGGCAGTACTTGCATTCCCTGTGTCTGTACAGGGAAAATCAAGCCGGTCAGTCAGCCGCCTAACAGTAAGTCCTGCGCCATGCCAGAGCCCCGAGACGCCCAACGCCTGTTCCGCCCCGGGCCATGGACGACGTTCACGATGACGGTGCTGCTCTGGGCGGCGGGTACGCTGGCCATTGCGGGTGAAGTCAGTCTTGGCGTGGCCGCCAACTTTACCGACACCACCCGGGATCTGATCAAGCGCTTCGAGGCCGACACCGGCCACAGGGTCTCGGCCAGTTTCGGTTCCACCGGCAAGCTTTACGCACAGATTCGCAACGGGGCACCGTTCGACGTTTTCATGGCGGCCGACGCCCGGCGACCAGAGCTGATCGAACGGGACGGAGCCGGAGTCCGGGGCAGCCGATTTACCTACGCCCGAGGCAGACTCGCGCTCTGGAGCCCGACAAAGGACGCGTTCAGCAGTGGCGAGGTCTATCTAGAAGAGCAGTCCTTCGCGCGGCTGGCCATGGCCAATCCCAAGACCGCGCCCTACGGCCTGGCTGCCCGCCAGGTTCTGGAACATCTTGGCCTATGGCAGCCGCTGCAGACCAAACTCGTGCGCGGAGACTCCATCGCCCAGGCGTTCCAGTTTGTGGTCAGCCGCAACGCCCAGGCAGGCTTCGTTGCAATGTCCCAGGTCATCGCCTGGGAGGCGGCGCTGACGCCGGAAGAGCGGGGCACCCTTTGGCAGATCCCGCAACGTTTATACCAGCCCATTGACCAGCAGGTGATCCTGCTTGCCCATGGCGCCGATAATGACGCCGCCCGGTCATGGATGGCGTTCCTGCAGTCAGAAGCGGCCATGGCCATTATTCGCGACTATGGCTACGACATCGGACAGACAACGGCTGAGTGATGCTTGAAACCTATTGGGACCCGGTCTGGCTGACCCTCAAGCTGGCCACCACCACCACCCTTTTGCTGCTGCTTGTGGGCACGCCCATTGCCTGGTGGCTGGCCCGCACCGAGCACTGGCTGCGCCAGCCAATCGCGGCCATCGTCGCGCTGCCCCTGGTGCTGCCACCCACCGTGCTTGGTTTCTACCTGCTGCTGGTTATGGGCCCCGAAGGCTGGGTCGGCCAGTTGACCGAGGCGCTCGGCATCGGACTGTTACCGTTTACGTTCGAGGGTCTGGTGGTGGCCTCGGTGATCTACTCCCTGCCATTTACCGTCCAGCCACTGCAGAACGCCTTCGAATCGGTGGGCGACCGGTTTCTGGAAGTGGCCGCCACCCTGCGTGCAGCCCCCTGGGACCGGTTTCTGTTCGTTGCCGTGCCCCTGGCGCGAAACGGTTTCCTGACCGCCGCCGTGCTGACGTTCGCGCACACCATTGGTGAGTTTGGCGTGATCCTGATGATTGGCGGCAACATTCCCGGCGAAACCAAGGTACTGTCAGTCGCCATCTACGATCACGTGGAGTCCCTGGAATACCTTGAAGCCCACTGGCTGTCCGCAGGCATGGTGGTTTTCTCCTTTGTGGTATTGGTCACCCTCTACGCGCTGAACGGCAAGGCCCGTTCGGGAGCCCTGCGATGAGCGCCAGCGACTCCATCTGCGCCCGCTTCCGCTGCGCTTTTCCGGGCTTTACCCTGAACGTTGACCTGACCCTGCCCGGGACCGGTATCACTGCCCTGTTCGGCCACTCGGGGTGTGGCAAGACCACGCTGTTGCGCTGCATGGCCGGCCTGCACAGTGCCGACGGCACCATGACCGTGCTGGGCGAGCCCTGGCAAACGCCGCGAACGTTCCTTCCGGTGCACAAACGTCCACTGGCCTATGTCTTCCAGGAAACCCACCTGTTTCCCCACCTGAACGTACGCAAGAACCTGGAATTCGGGTATCGGCGCATCCCGGCAGCGCAGCGCCAGATCAGCTTTGACGACGCCGTGAGCTGGCTGGGCCTTGAGACCCACCTGACCCGAATGCCAGCGGGACTCTCGGGCGGCGAGCGCCAGCGGGTGGCCATTGCCCGCGCCCTGCTCACCAGCCCCAGGCTACTGCTGATGGACGAACCCCTGTCCGCGCTCGACAAGGTCAGCAAACAGGACATCCTGCCCTATCTGGAACGCCTGAGGGACGCCCTGGCCATTCCGATTGTTTACGTATCCCACTCCACGGCTGAGGTGGCCCGCCTCGCGGACCACCTGGTGGTGCTTGAGGATGGCAAGGTAGTGGCCAAAGGCCCCATGCGGGAAACCCTGTCCCGGCTGGATAACCCGTTTCGTCTCGACGACGACGCCGGCGTCCTGGTGGAAGGCACCATCGCCGAGCTGGACGAGCACTGGCATCTGGCCCGTTTCGAGTTCAATGGCGGAACGCTCTGGCTGGGCCGCGACAACGGTATGCAACCCGGAGACCGGGTGCGTGTCCGGCTGCTGGCCCGGGACATCAGCCTGGCGCTCGACCGGCACCCGAACCAGAGCATCCAGAACCTGATTCCGGCGACCATTGACCGGATCGAACCGGATGTCACCCCCGGCATCAGCATTGCAAGGCTGCTCGCAGGACCAACCCCGGTGCTGGCCCGCCTCACCACGAGAGCCGTGGACCAGTTGGCATTGGCGCCAGGTCGGTCGGTGTGGATGCAGATCAAATCAGTGGCCCTGGCCGACTGACACCGGCGGCATGGCAGTTGGCCCGCTCTGCCATAGGGTCGGCCCAGCCTCGTGGTTACTCTGGGTCTGTCATCTTCAGCCACGCAGGCCCACATCGTGAAGGAACAGAGAGCACACTGGATTACCAGCGGAGATCTTGTTATCCACGCCGTCGCGGAGGGCCATCCGGAGGCCACGCCACTGGTGCTGGTGCACGGTTACCCAGACAATCATCAGGTATGGGATCAGGTAGCCTCCGCCCTGAGCCGGGACTACCTGGTGATCCGCTACGATGTTCGCGGTGCCGGCCGGTCTGACAAGCCCCGACGCACCCGGGACTATCGACTAACTGCGCTGGCCAGCGATCTGCAAGCGGTGGTGGACACGCTGATTCCCGGCCGGGAGTTTCACCTGGTGGCCCACGACTGGGGCTCGATCCAGAGCTGGGAGTCGGTCACCGGAGGTCCGCTGCAGGGGCGTATCCGGTCCTTCACCTCCATCTCCGGTCCCTGCCTGGACCACGTCGGTTTCTGGATCCGGAGCCAGCTGGCGACACCCGGGGCGGAGGGGCTCGGCAAGGTCCTGCGGCAGTTCGCCAGTTCCTGGTATGTGTTCCTGTTCCAGATTCCGCTGTTACCCGAGGCCATCTGGAATGCCGGACTGGACCGCTACTGGCCGGACTACCTCCGGACCCGGGAGCAGGTCACCGATGCCCGTTTCAGCGACGCACAGAAGGCGGACGGGGCCTACGGAGTGAAACTCTACCGGGCCAATTTCCTGCCAAGGCTGCTGAGGCCACGCCGCAGGGTAGCAACATGCCCCGTGCAGGTACTGGTGCCAACCCGGGATGCCTATGTTCGACCGCACTTGAACGAGCACCTGGAGCGGTGGGCCGGCAAACTGACCGTTCGGGAACTCGATGCGCCCCACTGGGCCCTGTTGACGCAGCCTGAAGCGGTATCCGGCGCCGTCCGGTCATTCATCATCAGCCAGGCCTGAACGCCCGGCCCACAAAAAAGGCCGCTGTCTGCAGCGGCCTTTTCCGGCTGTTCGAGTACCGATTCTGCTAGCGGGTGCCGTACACCACCATGGTCTTCCCCTTTACGCGTACCAGCCCCTGGTCTTCCAGGGTCTTCAGGACCCGACCCACCATCTCCCGGGAACAACCCACAATGCGGCCGATTTCCTGACGGGTGATTTTGATCTGCATGCCGTCCGGATGCGTCATGGCATCCGGCTCCTTGCACAGGTCCAGCAGGGTACGGGCAACGCGGCCAGTCACGTCGAGAAACGCCAGGTCGCCAACCTTACGGGTGGTCTGGCGCAAACGGGACGCCATCTGCTCGCCGATGAAGTACAGCACCCGGGGGTCCTGCTGGGCGATTTCCCGGAACTTGGTGTAGCTGATTTCCGCCACTTCGCACTCGGTTTTGGCCTTCACCCAGGCGCTTCGGGAGTCCATGTTGTCGAACAGCCCCATTTCACCAAAGAAATCACCGGCGTTGAGGTAGGCCATGATCATTTCGCGGCCATCGTCGTCCTCGATGATGACGGTCACTGATCCCTTGACGATGTAGAACAGGGAATCGCTCTTGTCACCGGCGTAGATAATGGTGCTCTTGGCTGGATAACGGCGGCGATGGCACTGCGAAAGGAAATAGTCGAGATGCTTGGTTTTCTGCTCAACCGGCTTGACGATAGTGGCCATAATGCGAGTCGTGCCTCCTCAGATGCTGGCGGATCCCAGTGTTTTTTTATTCACCCGGCTTTCCCTGCGGGTTTGGTGTTTTTTCTTGCAAAACTGCGCAACTTATAACAAGAAGGCCTGTTTCGGGCAACCGGAAAGAGTATACAACATGTATCCGGAAACCACCTGCCCGGCTGCCCCTGACAGCCGGTTATGCTAGCATCCGGGCTCATATCGTCGTTATCCGGGCCGTCGCCACAACCGGCCCCCGCAACCACCAGGGAGAAAGCCCCATGAAAGCAACCGTCGACTGGACCGGCAACGCCAGTTTCAGAACTACCAGCGGCAGTGGCCACAGCGTGCAGCTGGACGGGCCGCCGGATCACGGCGGTGAAAACCTGGGCCCACGTCCGATGGAAATGCTGCTGATGGGCCTGGGAGGCTGCTCATCGTTCGATGTTATGAGCATTCTCAAGAAAAGCCGCCAGGAAGTGACCGCCTGCCACGCGGAGCTGGAGGCAGAGCGGGCCGATGCGGTGCCGGCGGTATTCACCCGCATTCACCTCCATTTCGTGGTTACCGGCCACAACCTCAAGGAGAGCCTGGTTAAGCGCGCGGTGAGCCTGTCAGCGGAAAAATACTGCTCCGCTTCGATCATGCTGGAAAAAGCGGGCGTGGAGATCAGCCACAGCTACGAGGTTCATGAGGCCGGCACCGCAGCGGAAGCCGGTGCCTGAGGCTCGGCTCATACCGGTGCTCCGGAGCGGCCGCCACGCCCGGAATGCAACGGAAATCACGGATGCTAAAATGTCCTTGCGAATACTATTCAACATCACCTGCGGTGTGCATAATACGCACCCTCTCCGCCGGTCTGCGCAAAAGGTGAACAACCCGGTCAGTAGTCGGTGGCGGCCTCGGCAGGACCCAACAGACAGGGCCCTGAAGACATTCATCTCCACGATCGGGAGGGGCTGAGCATGGAATCAAAACTCCAGCTGCATGGTTTCAACAATCTGACCAAATCCCTGAGCTTTAATATCTACGACATCTGTTATGCGCAGACCGAAGAGCAGCGCCTGGCCTACATTGATTACATCGACGAGATGTACAACGCCGAGCGTCTGACCCAGATCCTCACTGATGTGGTCAAGATCATTGGCGCCAACGTGCTTAACATTGCACGCCAGGACTACGAGCCTCACGGCGCTTCAGTGACCATGCTGATTGCCGAGCACGAACTGACCAGCGGCGAGGAGCCCGACAACGAGGAATCCCCCGGCCCGCTGCCCGATACCATTGTCGCGCATCTCGACAAAAGCCACGTGACCGTGCATACCTATCCGGAAAGCCACCCCCACGACGGCGTTAGCACCTTCCGGGCCGACATCGATGTCTCCACCTGTGGCCTGATCTCGCCACTGAAGGTCTTGAACTATCTGATCCACAGCTTCGACTCCGACGTGGTCACCGTGGATTACCGGGTGCGCGGTTTCACTCGCGATGTCGACGGCACCAAGCACTACATCGATCACGACATCAACTCGATCCAGAACTATCTGACCGAGGATACCCAGAACGCGTATCAGATGATCGACGTGAACGTGTACCAGGAGAACCTGTTCCACACCAAGATGATGCTGAAGAACTTCAACCTGGATAACTACGTGTTTGGCGTCAATGCCAGCGACCTCGACCCGAAGGAAGCCCAGTCCATTGAGGACCGTCTGCGTCGGGAAATGCTTGAAATCTTCTATTCCCGCAACGTGGAATAACTGGTGATCGGTGGTGGCCCAGTCCGGCCACCACCGATCCTTCAGTTTTTTTGATCCCACCCGCCAGATTTCTGCGTTTTATTCTCGCCTCCTGTCCCGTTCTAATAGTGTTATTGGTTAACGAGAGGAGGACATCATGACCCAGCGTTCCCTGAAACAGACAATCCCGGCCCTGGAAACCTCCGATGGCGCTGGCGTGCGCATTAAGCGCTCCATCGGCCAGCATCAGAGCATCCGCCTGGATCCATTTCTGATGCTCGACGAATTCGGCTCGGCGGAAGCGGCCGATTACATCGCCGGCTTTCCTTCGCACCCCCACCGTGGTTTTGAGACCGTCACCTACATGATCGAGGGCCACATGCTGCATGAGGACCACCTTGGTAACCGGGGCGATCTGCGCAACGGCGGCGTGCAGTGGATGACCGCCGGGCGCGGCATCATCCACTCCGAGATGCCCCAGCAGGAAGAAGGTGTGATGCGAGGGTTCCAGCTTTGGCTGAATCTGCCAGCGGCCGAAAAGATGGTGGAAGCGGGTTACCGGGACATCCAGCCCGAGGAAATCCCGGTCATCGCGTTCTCCGGCGGTACCGTGAAGCTGATCGCCGGTACGCTGCAGGTTGGCGGGGAAACTCACCTGGGCGCCATGCCGGGGCGCAGCACCCAGCCGCTGTATGCGGATATTCACCTGAAGCCTGAAGGCACCGTGACACTGCCGATCCCCGGAACCCACAACGGCATGCTGTATCTGTACGAGGGGACCGCCCACCTGGGTGAATCGGCCCTGAAACGGAGCGCGGCGTCTGTCCTCGGCAAGGGCGACGAGATCACGTTGTCGGCGGGAGCGGAGGGCGCACGGCTGCTGCTGATCGCTGGCAAGCCCATTGGCGAACCAGTGGTCCAATACGGGCCGTTCGTGATGAACACCCGCGAGGAAATCGAGCAGACGCTCAGGGACTACCGGGACGGTCGCCTTACCGCCTGAGCCCGACCATTCAGGCGAAGGGCTTTCTCGCCATCAGCCGCTGCACCATGGGCCTGACGATAAGGTCCATGGCCAGCGGCATTTTTGTGCCTGGAATTACCAGGGTGTCATGGCGAGAGAGGGAGCTGCCAGGGATCACCTGCAACAGGTACGAGAACGACACCTCCGAGGTATCCCGGAACCGGATCACGATCATGCTTTCGTCTTCGGTGGGCACGTCACGGACGACAAACGGGTTGGACGTGTCCACCAGCGGAATGCGCTGGAAGTTGATGTGGGTGTGGGAGAACTGGGGCACGATGTCGTGCACGTAGTCGTCCATACGGTTGATGATAGTCTCCACCACGGCTTCCTGGCTGTAGCCGCGCTTGTGGGTGTCCCGGTGGATCTTCTGGATCCACTCCAGGTTGACGATCGGCACCACCCCGATCAGCAGGTCCACGTACTGGGCGATGTTGTAGGTGTCGCTCACCACACCCCCGTGCAGGCCCTCGTAGAACAGCAGATCGGTTTCCGGTGGCAGCGGGCCCCAGGGGGTGAAGGTTCCGGGTTTGTGGCCAGCGGCGACCAGGTCCCGATCCTCGTCGTGCACGTACTGCCGATAGCGGCCGTTGCCAGTATGGCCATAGTCGTAAAACAGGGCTTCGAGCTTGTCGATGTGGTTGGCCGCCAGGGCGAAGTGGTTGCGCTCCCCGAACTGGCCTTTGGCCGCCAGCCGGGCCATCTGCTCACGGTTGTAGCGGTGAAAGCTGTCGCCGCTGACCGTGGCCGCCCGGATACCTTCACTGGCAAACAGCCGGCTGAAGATCTGGCCAGTGGTGGTGGTACCGGCACCCGAGGAGCCGGTAACCGCGATGATCGGATGACGTTTTGACATAGGGGCAGAGTGCCGGATTCAGGTGAGACTGTCGAGCAGTCGGGGTTTCTCGACCACAAAGCCCTGGGCGTAGTCCACGCCCAGCTGGCGCAGCATATCCAGCACCTCCCGGGATTCCACCTGAGAGGCAATCACTTCCCGGTTCATGTAGTGGGCCATGTCCACCATAGACCTTACCATGGCGCGGTCGGTCTCGCTGCTGGCCACCTGGCCGGTGAAGGCGCTGTCAATCTTGATCAGGTCCACCGGCAGCGAGCGCATGAACTCGAAGGAGCTGGGGCCACTGCCGAAGTTGCCCAGGCAGAACCGGCAGCCGAGCTCTTTCATTTCCAGGATGAAGTCTGCAACCGACTGAACATCGGTGATGGCGGAGGCCTCGGTCAGCTCGAACCATAGCCGCTCGATAGGAGCGTCTTTCTCGCTGAGCTTTTCGTAGATGAATTCCAGCAACGACTGGTCGTTCATGGAATAGCCGGAGAGGTTGATGCAGACACCGCCAAAGTGGCGTGGATCCGGCGCCTGTTCCCGAAGCCAGTCCAGCATATGGCCGACCACCCAGCGGTCCACTGCCTGCATGCGGTCGTAACGTTCAGCCATCCGGACGAAGTCCCGACCGGTGATCAGCGTGCCCTCGTCATCGTACATGCTGATCAGCACCTCGTACTGGGCGGCCATACCGGCATCCGGGTGCAGGGGGATGATTTTCTGGCATCTCAGCAACATGCGCTCTTCGTTGAGATTGCTCAGGCTCGCCACCTTGGCGGCAATCTGCTCCTGGCGTGCCTGATCGCCGGCATCCAGGGTGTATTCCGATACCTTGCCATGGCCCTTTTCCCGAGCTGCACCGAGCGCCTGCTCAGAGGCCCTCAGCCACCGCTCCGCACTCACCAGGGCCGGCAGGGTTGGCACCACA
The nucleotide sequence above comes from Marinobacter gudaonensis. Encoded proteins:
- a CDS encoding sterol desaturase family protein, whose amino-acid sequence is MALTDMMLAVLEDSGLLSLWQWAAPWLALDERQLIFVIATPLFIAVTLWEYLRIRHNPCLMDAREAVRNFALGAGYQITELLFAGIIAFPVYALCYHYRLLDLELNGLTAFLTFLGVDFCFYWMHRASHRVRWFWAAHVVHHSSERMNFSTAMRQNATNIFNGMWVFYLPMALIGFNPVWIGVAYALSLVYQFFIHTTLVGKLPAWVEAIFNTPSHHRVHHGRNPGYIDRNYGGTLIIWDRLFGTFVDEKAQEPPVYGITRPVDSTNLIVLWTHEYVDLFRDMARPGGLWSRLTHLWKPPEWQRPAKDDNNKEPGGYDRHTPTESGHP
- a CDS encoding alpha/beta hydrolase is translated as MTDTHPLSLDTPDQHTITGSLTTPANPAGVLVISHGMAEHGDRYAPLARWLADRGLAVITYHHRGHGTGCPATALGHYADTRGWLRVISDLHQVIQYARARFPGLPLHLLGHSMGSFIAQSYAQQHGDTLDSLILSATNRIDRRQLLASGALVRLIRLVRGKGHRSRLVARLTFDQFNHRFRPNRTSADWLSRDPEQVDRYIADPLCGFTCTVGLWQDFIGGMLGIRPSLWRKNLPVHLFSGTADPVGEMGRGVRRHFQAIREAGIENVTLRLFEGGRHEMLNEINRDEVWQYLHSLCLYRENQAGQSAA
- the modA gene encoding molybdate ABC transporter substrate-binding protein; this encodes MPEPRDAQRLFRPGPWTTFTMTVLLWAAGTLAIAGEVSLGVAANFTDTTRDLIKRFEADTGHRVSASFGSTGKLYAQIRNGAPFDVFMAADARRPELIERDGAGVRGSRFTYARGRLALWSPTKDAFSSGEVYLEEQSFARLAMANPKTAPYGLAARQVLEHLGLWQPLQTKLVRGDSIAQAFQFVVSRNAQAGFVAMSQVIAWEAALTPEERGTLWQIPQRLYQPIDQQVILLAHGADNDAARSWMAFLQSEAAMAIIRDYGYDIGQTTAE
- the modB gene encoding molybdate ABC transporter permease subunit, with protein sequence MLETYWDPVWLTLKLATTTTLLLLLVGTPIAWWLARTEHWLRQPIAAIVALPLVLPPTVLGFYLLLVMGPEGWVGQLTEALGIGLLPFTFEGLVVASVIYSLPFTVQPLQNAFESVGDRFLEVAATLRAAPWDRFLFVAVPLARNGFLTAAVLTFAHTIGEFGVILMIGGNIPGETKVLSVAIYDHVESLEYLEAHWLSAGMVVFSFVVLVTLYALNGKARSGALR
- the modC gene encoding molybdenum ABC transporter ATP-binding protein; this translates as MSASDSICARFRCAFPGFTLNVDLTLPGTGITALFGHSGCGKTTLLRCMAGLHSADGTMTVLGEPWQTPRTFLPVHKRPLAYVFQETHLFPHLNVRKNLEFGYRRIPAAQRQISFDDAVSWLGLETHLTRMPAGLSGGERQRVAIARALLTSPRLLLMDEPLSALDKVSKQDILPYLERLRDALAIPIVYVSHSTAEVARLADHLVVLEDGKVVAKGPMRETLSRLDNPFRLDDDAGVLVEGTIAELDEHWHLARFEFNGGTLWLGRDNGMQPGDRVRVRLLARDISLALDRHPNQSIQNLIPATIDRIEPDVTPGISIARLLAGPTPVLARLTTRAVDQLALAPGRSVWMQIKSVALAD
- a CDS encoding alpha/beta fold hydrolase; amino-acid sequence: MKEQRAHWITSGDLVIHAVAEGHPEATPLVLVHGYPDNHQVWDQVASALSRDYLVIRYDVRGAGRSDKPRRTRDYRLTALASDLQAVVDTLIPGREFHLVAHDWGSIQSWESVTGGPLQGRIRSFTSISGPCLDHVGFWIRSQLATPGAEGLGKVLRQFASSWYVFLFQIPLLPEAIWNAGLDRYWPDYLRTREQVTDARFSDAQKADGAYGVKLYRANFLPRLLRPRRRVATCPVQVLVPTRDAYVRPHLNEHLERWAGKLTVRELDAPHWALLTQPEAVSGAVRSFIISQA
- the crp gene encoding cAMP-activated global transcriptional regulator CRP, which gives rise to MATIVKPVEQKTKHLDYFLSQCHRRRYPAKSTIIYAGDKSDSLFYIVKGSVTVIIEDDDGREMIMAYLNAGDFFGEMGLFDNMDSRSAWVKAKTECEVAEISYTKFREIAQQDPRVLYFIGEQMASRLRQTTRKVGDLAFLDVTGRVARTLLDLCKEPDAMTHPDGMQIKITRQEIGRIVGCSREMVGRVLKTLEDQGLVRVKGKTMVVYGTR
- a CDS encoding OsmC family protein, with the protein product MKATVDWTGNASFRTTSGSGHSVQLDGPPDHGGENLGPRPMEMLLMGLGGCSSFDVMSILKKSRQEVTACHAELEAERADAVPAVFTRIHLHFVVTGHNLKESLVKRAVSLSAEKYCSASIMLEKAGVEISHSYEVHEAGTAAEAGA
- the speD gene encoding adenosylmethionine decarboxylase, whose product is MESKLQLHGFNNLTKSLSFNIYDICYAQTEEQRLAYIDYIDEMYNAERLTQILTDVVKIIGANVLNIARQDYEPHGASVTMLIAEHELTSGEEPDNEESPGPLPDTIVAHLDKSHVTVHTYPESHPHDGVSTFRADIDVSTCGLISPLKVLNYLIHSFDSDVVTVDYRVRGFTRDVDGTKHYIDHDINSIQNYLTEDTQNAYQMIDVNVYQENLFHTKMMLKNFNLDNYVFGVNASDLDPKEAQSIEDRLRREMLEIFYSRNVE
- a CDS encoding pirin family protein, whose translation is MTQRSLKQTIPALETSDGAGVRIKRSIGQHQSIRLDPFLMLDEFGSAEAADYIAGFPSHPHRGFETVTYMIEGHMLHEDHLGNRGDLRNGGVQWMTAGRGIIHSEMPQQEEGVMRGFQLWLNLPAAEKMVEAGYRDIQPEEIPVIAFSGGTVKLIAGTLQVGGETHLGAMPGRSTQPLYADIHLKPEGTVTLPIPGTHNGMLYLYEGTAHLGESALKRSAASVLGKGDEITLSAGAEGARLLLIAGKPIGEPVVQYGPFVMNTREEIEQTLRDYRDGRLTA
- a CDS encoding phosphoribulokinase, which encodes MSKRHPIIAVTGSSGAGTTTTGQIFSRLFASEGIRAATVSGDSFHRYNREQMARLAAKGQFGERNHFALAANHIDKLEALFYDYGHTGNGRYRQYVHDEDRDLVAAGHKPGTFTPWGPLPPETDLLFYEGLHGGVVSDTYNIAQYVDLLIGVVPIVNLEWIQKIHRDTHKRGYSQEAVVETIINRMDDYVHDIVPQFSHTHINFQRIPLVDTSNPFVVRDVPTEDESMIVIRFRDTSEVSFSYLLQVIPGSSLSRHDTLVIPGTKMPLAMDLIVRPMVQRLMARKPFA